One Sphingomonas sp. FARSPH DNA segment encodes these proteins:
- the katG gene encoding catalase/peroxidase HPI produces the protein MDAITEGSPLSDPKKTPAALRSLLGRTSRDWWPEALSVDILHQKGVSGNPMGDDFDYRSEFLTLDYDQLKADLTALMTDSQPWWPADYGHYGPFFIRMAWHSAGTYRTGDGRGGSSAGQQRFAPLNSWPDNGNLDKARRLLWPIKQKYGRKLSWADLFILAGNVAIESMGGPTFGFSGGREDVFEPEKDVYWGTEEEWLGQTRIEEQEGRALENPLAAIQMGLIYVNPEGPGGCPMPQGSARDMRETFARMGMNDEETVALTAGGHTFGKAHGAGDPKLVGREPEGADIAAQGLGWASTHESGMGDHTITSGIEGAWTPTPTTWDMSYFDMLFDHEYELTKSPAGAHQWHPVGDPDDTLAPAAHTAGKRVPTMMTTADMALKVDPAYNAICQKFRADPAYFADVWARAWYKLTHRDMGPKSRLIGPEVPQEELIWQDPIPVADYPQIDAGDIADLKSAIANSGLSVAELVTTAWASASTWRGSDHRGGANGGRIRLAPQKDWEVNNPEQLAKVLGVYEGIKADFDGKGAKKVSIADLIVLGGSVGIEQAAKAAGHAIEVPFTPGRTDASAEQTDAESFDVLEPKADAFRNYLQVKYNVPTEELMIDRAQLLGLSAPEMAVLVGGLRVLGTNHPKAGNHGVFTDRPGQLTNDFFVNLLDMGTAWKQVSDDSDEEFVGTDRHTHEQKWTASRTDLVFGSNSQLRAIAEVYACDDAKDMFARHFVQAWTKVMNADRYDLRV, from the coding sequence ATGGACGCGATTACCGAAGGCAGCCCGCTCAGCGACCCGAAGAAGACCCCCGCCGCGCTGCGCAGCCTCTTGGGCCGCACCTCGCGCGACTGGTGGCCGGAGGCGCTGTCGGTCGACATCCTTCATCAGAAGGGCGTCAGCGGCAATCCGATGGGCGACGATTTCGACTATCGCTCCGAATTCCTGACGCTCGACTATGACCAGCTGAAGGCCGATCTCACCGCGCTGATGACCGACAGCCAGCCGTGGTGGCCGGCGGATTACGGGCATTACGGCCCCTTCTTCATCCGCATGGCCTGGCATTCGGCCGGCACGTATCGCACCGGCGACGGCCGCGGCGGCTCGTCGGCGGGCCAGCAGCGGTTCGCGCCGCTCAACTCGTGGCCGGATAACGGCAACCTCGACAAGGCACGCCGCCTGCTGTGGCCGATCAAGCAGAAGTACGGCCGCAAGCTCAGCTGGGCCGACCTGTTCATCCTGGCCGGCAACGTCGCGATCGAATCGATGGGCGGGCCGACGTTCGGCTTCTCCGGCGGGCGCGAGGACGTGTTCGAGCCCGAGAAGGACGTCTATTGGGGCACCGAGGAGGAATGGCTGGGCCAGACCCGGATCGAGGAGCAGGAGGGCCGCGCGCTCGAAAACCCGCTCGCCGCGATCCAGATGGGCCTCATCTACGTCAATCCCGAAGGCCCGGGCGGCTGCCCGATGCCGCAGGGGTCGGCGCGCGACATGCGCGAGACGTTCGCCCGCATGGGGATGAACGACGAGGAGACGGTCGCACTGACCGCCGGCGGCCACACCTTCGGCAAGGCGCATGGCGCGGGCGATCCCAAGCTCGTCGGTCGCGAACCGGAGGGTGCGGACATCGCGGCGCAGGGCCTCGGCTGGGCATCGACGCACGAGAGCGGCATGGGCGATCATACGATCACCAGCGGCATCGAGGGCGCGTGGACGCCGACGCCGACGACGTGGGACATGAGCTATTTCGACATGCTCTTCGATCACGAATATGAGCTGACGAAGAGCCCCGCCGGTGCGCACCAGTGGCACCCGGTCGGCGATCCCGACGACACGCTTGCCCCCGCCGCGCACACCGCGGGCAAGCGCGTGCCGACGATGATGACCACCGCGGATATGGCGCTGAAGGTCGACCCTGCGTACAATGCGATCTGCCAGAAGTTCCGCGCCGACCCCGCGTATTTCGCCGACGTCTGGGCGCGTGCCTGGTACAAGCTGACGCACCGCGACATGGGGCCGAAGAGCCGCCTGATCGGCCCCGAAGTGCCGCAGGAAGAGCTGATCTGGCAGGACCCGATCCCGGTCGCCGACTATCCGCAGATCGACGCCGGCGACATTGCCGACCTTAAGTCGGCGATCGCCAATTCCGGCCTGTCGGTCGCCGAGCTGGTCACCACTGCCTGGGCGTCGGCCTCGACATGGCGCGGGTCGGACCATCGCGGCGGCGCCAATGGTGGTCGCATCCGCCTCGCCCCACAAAAGGATTGGGAGGTCAACAATCCCGAACAGCTCGCCAAGGTGCTCGGCGTCTACGAAGGCATCAAGGCCGACTTCGACGGCAAGGGCGCGAAGAAGGTGTCGATCGCCGATCTGATCGTGCTCGGCGGTTCGGTGGGGATCGAGCAGGCGGCAAAGGCCGCCGGTCACGCGATCGAGGTGCCCTTTACTCCAGGCCGCACCGACGCCTCCGCCGAGCAGACCGATGCGGAAAGCTTCGATGTGCTGGAGCCGAAGGCGGATGCCTTCCGCAACTATCTGCAGGTCAAGTACAACGTGCCGACCGAAGAGCTGATGATCGACCGCGCGCAGTTGCTCGGCCTGTCGGCGCCGGAGATGGCGGTGCTGGTCGGTGGCTTGCGCGTACTCGGCACCAACCATCCGAAGGCGGGCAACCACGGCGTGTTCACCGACCGGCCGGGGCAGCTGACCAACGACTTCTTCGTGAACCTGCTCGACATGGGCACGGCGTGGAAGCAGGTGAGCGACGACAGCGACGAGGAATTCGTCGGCACCGACCGCCACACGCACGAACAGAAGTGGACCGCGTCGCGCACAGACCTGGTGTTCGGCTCCAATTCGCAGCTGCGCGCGATCGCCGAAGTCTATGCGTGCGACGATGCGAAGGACATGTTCGCGCGGCATTTCGTCCAGGCCTGGACGAAGGTGATGAACGCGGACCGTTACGACCTCAGGGTCTAA
- a CDS encoding hemolysin family protein, producing MAEDRSSAAHGGEQDSSIWRVLKGFMSGGRVEDSLRAQLEEAIDRHEGDPTPDVKGDLTQLERQMVRNLLHFGERDAGDVGVPRADIIAVEEKTSFADLVRIFAEAGHSRLPVYRGELDTIIGMVHIKDVFNILATDAPRPDSLAPLIREPLYVPMSRGALDLLADMRASHVHLAVVLDEYSGTEGLVTIEDLIEEIVGDIADEHDEAPEQLLVPIDGGAWDVDARAELEDVAAAIDARLGEADSDVDTVGGLAAVLAGHVPNVGDCVDHPSGWKLEVLDADERRIHRLRLHPPVTREVEDA from the coding sequence ATGGCCGAGGACCGAAGTAGCGCCGCGCACGGCGGCGAGCAGGACAGCAGCATCTGGCGGGTGCTGAAGGGATTCATGTCCGGCGGCCGGGTGGAGGATTCGCTCCGCGCGCAGCTGGAAGAAGCGATCGACCGGCACGAGGGCGATCCCACCCCCGACGTCAAGGGCGACCTGACCCAGCTCGAGCGCCAGATGGTGCGCAACCTGTTGCACTTCGGCGAGCGCGACGCGGGCGACGTCGGCGTGCCGCGCGCGGACATCATCGCGGTCGAGGAGAAGACCAGCTTTGCCGATCTGGTGCGCATCTTCGCCGAGGCCGGCCACAGCCGCCTGCCCGTCTATCGCGGCGAGCTCGATACGATCATCGGCATGGTCCACATCAAGGACGTGTTCAACATCCTGGCGACCGACGCGCCGCGGCCGGACAGCCTTGCCCCGCTGATCCGCGAGCCGCTTTACGTGCCCATGTCGCGCGGCGCGCTCGACCTGCTCGCCGACATGCGCGCGAGCCACGTCCACCTTGCAGTGGTGCTCGACGAATATTCGGGGACCGAAGGTCTCGTCACGATCGAGGATCTGATCGAGGAGATCGTCGGCGACATCGCCGACGAGCATGACGAGGCGCCAGAACAATTGCTCGTGCCGATCGACGGCGGCGCCTGGGACGTCGACGCCCGCGCCGAGCTGGAGGATGTCGCCGCGGCGATCGATGCGCGGCTGGGCGAGGCGGACAGCGATGTCGACACCGTCGGCGGCCTCGCCGCGGTGCTTGCCGGCCACGTCCCGAACGTCGGCGACTGCGTCGATCATCCCAGCGGCTGGAAGCTCGAGGTGCTCGACGCCGACGAGCGCCGCATCCACCGCCTGCGCCTGCATCCGCCGGTGACGCGCGAGGTCGAGGACGCCTGA
- a CDS encoding DUF1440 domain-containing protein: MPADPQQSTTTRLLGGALAGVVAGLAASAAMDAFQAGVAALRPADGSDGDPATVKAADALAQATVGHKLAATDKPLAGQAVHYALGAALGVAYGMAAAVRPGVTAGHGAAFGLTTATLLDEVAVPAVGLGTAPWQTPLSTHAYGVASHLVFGTVTELVRRQVASGLAPQN, from the coding sequence ATGCCCGCCGATCCGCAGCAATCCACGACCACCCGCCTGTTGGGCGGTGCGCTCGCCGGCGTCGTCGCCGGGCTCGCCGCCTCCGCGGCGATGGACGCGTTCCAGGCGGGTGTCGCGGCGCTCCGTCCTGCGGACGGGTCCGACGGCGATCCCGCAACGGTGAAGGCCGCCGATGCGCTGGCCCAAGCGACCGTGGGACACAAGCTGGCCGCGACGGACAAGCCGCTGGCGGGCCAGGCGGTGCACTATGCGCTCGGGGCGGCGCTTGGCGTCGCTTATGGCATGGCCGCCGCGGTGCGGCCGGGCGTCACCGCGGGCCATGGCGCGGCATTCGGCCTGACCACCGCGACGCTGCTCGACGAGGTGGCGGTACCGGCGGTCGGGCTGGGCACAGCGCCGTGGCAGACGCCGCTGTCGACCCACGCTTACGGCGTCGCGTCGCACCTTGTCTTCGGCACCGTCACCGAACTCGTCCGGCGGCAGGTCGCCTCCGGTCTCGCGCCGCAGAACTGA
- a CDS encoding TonB-dependent siderophore receptor, whose translation MSSVFLTALLLGTALPVATDDDVQMQRSRAADQSDIVVTGQQEADRASSATKSATPIAETPQSISVVTGEDIAELGLQNLNQALRFVAGITPETRGSSAEVYDQFKLRGFDAPAFLDGLKMFQSPTGYAVPQVDVSRLDRVEILKGPASVLYGQSSPGGLVAQSSKLPIDTPLYGAIAGRYGTYDLYRVDADIGGRAGGDVLWRLYGSANGASTQQRFGKRERETVSAAVTAGAGRATSFTLLGAWSHDPYNGTYGVFPTLGTLIANPNGRLPTRFDAGEPGNRFRREQAALTYIFRHDFGDGWALRSSGRYQHVTARLGLVYTTGTPLDAGLRRFGRASYATDEQLDNWTYDNQLTGSVRTGPAVHTLLFGTDRQVAHAREAFAFGSATPIDVYAPVYGTMAVPQTPAAVPDPFAGNYAVRQRQQGVYAQDQIAVGALRVTLSGRHDWTHAEQAGLGAKDDRKFTWRAGALYTLPFGLAPYVSYATSFEPQTALVRRGDGSTGIADPSLGKQIEAGAKFTVPGTPILLTGAWFRIDQTNVLTSTPDFTVSRQTGQVRSTGVEFEGTAPLPHGFAVRAAYSRQSVRVTADAEDPSRVGRRLETVGRGGASLNLDWAPTTGPLAGLTLGGAVRHVDRIYAGISPIDGIARDTPAYTVFDALARYDLAQAAPSLKGMTLAVNATNLFDKRYLTSCFANYNWCWYGNRRTVQATIGYRF comes from the coding sequence ATGTCCTCCGTTTTCCTGACCGCGCTGCTGCTCGGCACCGCGCTTCCCGTCGCGACTGACGATGACGTGCAGATGCAGCGCAGCCGTGCCGCCGACCAGTCCGACATCGTCGTCACCGGTCAGCAGGAAGCGGACCGCGCCTCGTCCGCCACCAAATCCGCGACGCCGATCGCCGAGACGCCCCAGTCGATCAGCGTCGTGACGGGCGAGGATATCGCCGAGCTGGGACTGCAAAACCTCAACCAGGCGCTGCGCTTCGTCGCCGGCATCACGCCCGAGACGCGTGGATCGAGCGCGGAGGTGTACGACCAGTTCAAGTTGCGCGGCTTCGACGCCCCCGCGTTCCTCGACGGATTGAAGATGTTCCAGAGTCCGACGGGATACGCCGTGCCGCAGGTCGACGTCTCGCGGCTGGACCGGGTCGAGATACTGAAGGGCCCGGCATCGGTCCTCTACGGCCAGTCGAGCCCCGGCGGCCTCGTCGCGCAGAGCAGCAAGCTGCCGATCGATACGCCGCTGTATGGCGCGATCGCCGGCAGGTACGGCACCTACGATCTGTACCGCGTCGATGCGGACATCGGCGGCCGGGCGGGCGGCGACGTGCTGTGGCGGCTGTATGGCAGCGCGAATGGCGCCTCGACGCAGCAGCGCTTCGGCAAGCGCGAGCGCGAGACGGTGTCCGCCGCGGTCACCGCGGGCGCCGGCCGCGCGACCAGCTTCACGCTGCTGGGCGCGTGGTCGCACGATCCGTACAACGGGACCTATGGCGTGTTCCCGACGCTCGGCACGCTGATCGCCAATCCTAACGGACGGCTGCCGACGCGCTTCGACGCGGGCGAGCCGGGCAATCGCTTCCGGCGCGAGCAGGCGGCGCTGACCTATATCTTCCGTCACGATTTCGGCGATGGCTGGGCGTTGCGGTCGTCGGGCCGATACCAGCATGTCACCGCTCGGCTCGGCCTCGTCTACACGACGGGCACGCCGCTCGACGCAGGCCTGCGCCGCTTCGGCCGCGCCTCCTATGCGACCGACGAACAGCTGGACAATTGGACGTACGACAATCAGCTGACCGGCAGCGTCCGGACCGGGCCGGCGGTGCACACTCTCTTGTTCGGCACCGACCGGCAGGTGGCGCATGCCCGCGAAGCCTTCGCCTTCGGCTCCGCGACGCCGATCGACGTCTACGCGCCCGTCTATGGCACGATGGCCGTGCCGCAGACGCCGGCCGCGGTGCCCGATCCGTTCGCGGGCAATTATGCGGTCCGCCAGCGGCAGCAGGGTGTCTATGCGCAGGACCAGATCGCGGTCGGCGCGCTGCGCGTCACGCTGAGCGGCCGGCACGACTGGACGCATGCCGAACAGGCCGGGCTGGGCGCGAAGGACGACCGCAAGTTCACCTGGCGCGCGGGCGCGCTCTACACGCTGCCGTTCGGCCTTGCCCCATACGTCAGCTATGCGACGTCCTTCGAGCCGCAGACCGCGCTGGTCCGTCGCGGCGACGGCAGCACGGGGATCGCTGACCCGTCGCTGGGCAAGCAGATCGAGGCGGGCGCGAAATTCACCGTGCCGGGCACGCCGATCCTGTTGACCGGCGCGTGGTTCCGCATCGACCAGACCAACGTGCTGACCTCCACCCCGGATTTCACCGTGTCGCGCCAGACCGGGCAGGTGCGATCGACCGGCGTCGAATTCGAAGGCACCGCGCCGTTGCCGCACGGCTTTGCGGTGCGCGCGGCGTACAGTCGGCAGAGCGTGCGGGTGACCGCGGATGCCGAGGATCCGTCCCGCGTCGGCCGCCGGCTGGAGACGGTCGGACGTGGCGGCGCGTCGCTCAACCTCGACTGGGCACCGACCACGGGGCCGCTCGCCGGGCTGACATTGGGCGGCGCGGTGCGCCACGTCGACCGCATCTATGCCGGCATTTCGCCGATCGACGGCATCGCGCGCGACACGCCCGCCTATACGGTGTTCGACGCCCTCGCCCGCTACGACCTGGCGCAGGCGGCGCCGTCGCTGAAGGGCATGACGCTGGCGGTCAACGCGACCAACCTGTTCGACAAGCGCTATCTGACCAGCTGCTTCGCCAATTACAATTGGTGCTGGTACGGCAACCGGCGCACGGTGCAGGCGACGATCGGTTATCGGTTCTAG
- the ybeY gene encoding rRNA maturation RNase YbeY: MIQIELTREDPWPEGTDWDAIADRAARAAIERTPHGDLLDTAAAVEISVRLTSDDEVHALNRQYRGKDKPTNVLSFPMVQPDLIDTVSQNSDDGELLLGDIVLAHGVCVAEAAERGISVADHATHLMVHGVLHLLGYDHIEDDEAEGMEEIERQALAALGIADPYLIQED, translated from the coding sequence ATGATCCAGATCGAACTGACCCGCGAAGACCCGTGGCCCGAGGGCACCGACTGGGACGCGATCGCCGACCGCGCGGCGCGCGCGGCGATCGAGCGGACGCCGCACGGCGACCTGTTGGACACCGCCGCCGCGGTCGAGATCTCGGTGCGCCTGACGTCGGACGACGAAGTGCACGCGCTCAACCGCCAGTATCGCGGCAAGGACAAACCGACCAACGTCCTGTCCTTTCCGATGGTGCAGCCCGATCTGATCGACACGGTCAGCCAGAATTCGGACGATGGGGAACTTCTGCTGGGCGACATCGTCCTCGCGCATGGCGTCTGCGTCGCGGAGGCTGCCGAGCGGGGGATCAGCGTCGCCGACCATGCCACCCATTTGATGGTGCACGGCGTCCTGCATCTGCTAGGCTACGACCATATCGAGGACGACGAGGCGGAGGGCATGGAGGAGATCGAGCGACAGGCGCTCGCCGCGCTCGGCATCGCCGACCCCTATCTGATCCAAGAGGACTGA
- a CDS encoding PQQ-dependent sugar dehydrogenase, producing MKHLLRIALIVLVVGIAVVVYLGWPDTARVPFAQVTGKRPTITDPRDQTIPTFKIADAIGWQGGRTPIPAPGLKVQAFAQGLDHPRWLYQLPNGDILVAETNSPARNGGGIEGMVMRWMMGKAGAGAPSANRITLLRDANGDGIAEERHVFMTGLNSPTGMVLFEGQLYVANTDAIVRVPYRDGATRIAAKPELVVKLPGGGNHWARTLIAAPDGRTLYTGVGSSSNIADNGMAAEKFRANILQVWPKEKTFRIFASGLRNPQGMAINPTNEQLWTVVNERDMLGSDLAPDYLTQVSLGDQFGWPWYYWGGYPDRRVQPANPDLQQYSKRPDYALGPHVAALGLTFSNGLKLGDRFANGAFIGEHGSWNRKPVSGYKVVFVPFGARGFPADGAKPVDVLTGFLDSDGKAQGRPVGVIGDKSGALLVADDVGNTIWRVSAR from the coding sequence ATGAAGCATCTGCTGCGCATCGCGCTGATCGTCCTCGTCGTCGGTATCGCCGTCGTCGTCTATCTCGGCTGGCCCGACACGGCGCGCGTGCCCTTCGCGCAGGTGACCGGCAAGCGCCCGACGATCACCGACCCGCGCGACCAGACGATCCCGACGTTCAAGATCGCCGATGCGATCGGCTGGCAGGGCGGCAGGACGCCGATCCCCGCGCCGGGGCTGAAGGTGCAGGCATTCGCGCAGGGGCTCGATCACCCGCGCTGGCTGTATCAGCTGCCCAACGGCGACATCCTGGTCGCCGAGACGAACAGCCCGGCGCGAAACGGCGGCGGCATCGAGGGCATGGTGATGCGCTGGATGATGGGCAAGGCGGGCGCGGGCGCGCCGTCGGCGAACCGCATCACCTTGCTGCGCGACGCCAATGGCGACGGCATCGCGGAGGAGCGCCACGTCTTCATGACCGGCCTCAATTCGCCGACGGGCATGGTGCTGTTCGAAGGCCAGCTCTACGTCGCCAACACCGATGCGATCGTGCGCGTCCCCTATCGCGACGGCGCGACGCGGATCGCGGCGAAGCCGGAGCTGGTGGTCAAGCTTCCCGGCGGCGGCAACCACTGGGCGCGCACGCTGATCGCCGCGCCCGACGGCCGCACACTGTACACCGGCGTAGGCTCTTCGTCGAACATCGCCGACAACGGTATGGCGGCGGAGAAATTCCGCGCCAACATCCTGCAGGTCTGGCCGAAGGAAAAGACGTTCCGCATCTTCGCCTCGGGCCTGCGCAATCCGCAGGGGATGGCGATCAACCCGACGAACGAGCAATTGTGGACCGTCGTCAACGAACGCGACATGCTGGGCAGCGACCTTGCGCCCGACTATCTGACGCAGGTGAGCCTGGGCGATCAGTTCGGATGGCCGTGGTATTATTGGGGCGGCTATCCGGACCGGCGCGTCCAGCCGGCGAACCCCGACCTTCAGCAATATTCGAAACGGCCCGACTATGCGCTGGGACCGCATGTCGCCGCGCTCGGGCTGACCTTTTCGAACGGGCTGAAGCTGGGCGACCGCTTCGCCAACGGCGCGTTCATCGGCGAGCATGGATCGTGGAACCGAAAGCCGGTGTCGGGCTACAAGGTCGTGTTCGTGCCGTTCGGCGCGCGCGGCTTTCCCGCCGACGGTGCGAAGCCCGTCGACGTGCTGACGGGCTTCCTCGACTCGGACGGCAAGGCGCAGGGCCGACCCGTCGGCGTGATCGGCGACAAGAGCGGCGCCCTGCTGGTCGCGGACGATGTCGGCAACACGATCTGGCGTGTGTCCGCGCGGTAA
- a CDS encoding type II toxin-antitoxin system VapC family toxin, protein MTIFVDASALVAIMEGEAEADEFADAIEQHNDRCYCAVGAWEAMRAIVRLRKTTVEKATSALDSVVRTTGLRLVEIGEEESRRAIEAYARYGKGRHRAGLNMGDCFAYACAKTNDARLLYKGDDFSHTDLA, encoded by the coding sequence TTGACCATCTTCGTCGATGCATCGGCCCTTGTTGCGATCATGGAGGGAGAAGCGGAGGCAGACGAATTCGCCGACGCGATCGAGCAACACAACGACCGCTGCTATTGCGCGGTTGGCGCGTGGGAAGCGATGCGTGCGATCGTCCGCTTGCGCAAAACAACCGTCGAAAAGGCGACCAGCGCTCTGGATAGCGTCGTCCGTACAACCGGGCTGCGCCTGGTGGAGATCGGCGAGGAGGAGTCGCGACGTGCCATCGAGGCCTATGCCCGCTATGGCAAGGGTCGCCACCGGGCCGGGCTCAACATGGGCGATTGCTTCGCTTACGCCTGTGCCAAGACGAACGATGCGCGCCTCCTCTACAAAGGCGACGATTTCAGCCACACGGACCTTGCCTGA
- a CDS encoding PhoH family protein, with amino-acid sequence MSRKPVPAQSGERSRVEVLFDKPQLLSLLFGQYDQNLVALENRLGVYITARGNRVGLEGTAEQVALARDVLNDLYQRIQRGEEVDTGLVDASIAMAAEPTLDGIVSAERGAAPSVMIRTRKKTIVPRTPAQAHYMRELTHHDMIFALGPAGTGKTYIAVAQAVAQLITGSVQRLILSRPAVEAGEKLGFLPGDMKEKVDPYLRPLYDALHDCLPAEQVERRIASGEIEIAPIAFMRGRTLADAFVILDEAQNTTPAQMKMFLTRFGQNSRMVICGDPNQTDLPGGVASSGLADATYRLEGVEGISMCRFTAADVVRHPIVGRIVEAYEGPTG; translated from the coding sequence ATGAGCCGCAAGCCTGTCCCCGCCCAGTCCGGTGAACGCAGCCGGGTGGAAGTGCTGTTCGACAAGCCCCAGCTGCTCAGCCTGTTGTTCGGACAATATGACCAGAATCTCGTCGCGCTGGAAAACCGGCTGGGCGTTTACATCACCGCGCGCGGCAATCGCGTCGGGCTGGAGGGAACGGCGGAGCAGGTCGCGCTGGCGCGCGACGTGCTGAACGATCTGTACCAGCGCATCCAGCGCGGCGAGGAGGTGGACACCGGCCTCGTCGACGCATCGATCGCGATGGCGGCGGAGCCGACGCTCGACGGCATCGTCAGCGCCGAACGCGGCGCGGCGCCGTCGGTGATGATCCGCACGCGCAAGAAGACGATCGTGCCGCGCACGCCCGCGCAGGCGCATTACATGCGCGAGCTGACCCACCACGACATGATCTTCGCGCTGGGGCCGGCGGGCACGGGCAAGACCTATATCGCCGTCGCGCAGGCGGTGGCGCAGCTCATCACCGGGTCCGTCCAGCGGCTGATCCTGTCGCGCCCCGCGGTGGAGGCGGGCGAGAAGCTCGGCTTCCTGCCCGGCGACATGAAGGAGAAGGTCGACCCCTATCTGCGCCCGCTCTACGACGCGCTCCACGACTGCCTGCCCGCCGAGCAGGTGGAGCGGCGCATCGCGTCGGGCGAGATCGAGATCGCGCCGATCGCCTTCATGCGCGGCCGCACGCTCGCCGACGCCTTCGTCATCCTCGACGAGGCGCAGAACACGACGCCCGCGCAGATGAAGATGTTCCTCACCCGCTTCGGCCAGAACAGCCGCATGGTGATCTGCGGCGATCCGAATCAGACCGACCTGCCCGGCGGCGTCGCATCCTCGGGTCTCGCCGATGCGACTTATCGGCTGGAGGGCGTCGAGGGCATTTCGATGTGCCGCTTCACCGCCGCCGACGTCGTGCGCCACCCGATTGTCGGCCGGATCGTCGAAGCGTATGAGGGGCCGACCGGTTGA
- a CDS encoding organic hydroperoxide resistance protein encodes MSIDVKYSTNATATGGRDGHARSEDGRVDVQLSTPRELGGAGGEGTNPEQLFAAGYSACFIGALKVAGQQMKVKVPDDVAVTAKVGIGPRAAGGFGITADLTVDLPGLDRAQAEQLVDAAHQICPYSNATRGNVDVGLTLA; translated from the coding sequence ATGTCGATTGACGTCAAATACAGCACCAATGCCACCGCCACCGGTGGCCGCGACGGCCACGCGCGTTCGGAGGACGGCCGCGTCGATGTCCAGCTGTCGACGCCCCGCGAACTGGGCGGTGCGGGCGGCGAGGGCACCAATCCCGAACAGCTGTTCGCGGCGGGCTATTCCGCCTGCTTCATCGGCGCGCTGAAGGTCGCCGGCCAGCAAATGAAGGTGAAGGTGCCCGACGACGTCGCGGTGACGGCCAAGGTCGGCATCGGCCCGCGTGCCGCCGGCGGCTTCGGCATCACCGCCGACCTGACGGTCGACCTGCCGGGGCTGGACCGCGCGCAGGCAGAGCAACTGGTCGACGCCGCGCACCAGATCTGCCCCTATTCGAACGCGACGCGCGGCAACGTCGATGTCGGCCTGACGCTCGCCTGA
- a CDS encoding type II toxin-antitoxin system VapB family antitoxin — MSSLYVKDEEANALADRLARRRGISKTAAVKLALQHELDRDTVLLPLRERLRLWRDEHPLGEPTGLKADKAFYDSLNDEDDD, encoded by the coding sequence ATGTCGTCCCTGTACGTCAAAGACGAGGAAGCAAACGCGCTGGCGGATCGCTTGGCGCGGCGTCGGGGTATCTCCAAGACCGCGGCAGTCAAGCTTGCCCTGCAACACGAACTTGATCGCGACACCGTGCTCCTGCCACTGCGCGAGCGGCTGCGCCTTTGGCGGGACGAACATCCGCTGGGCGAACCGACGGGCCTGAAAGCGGACAAGGCTTTCTATGATTCGTTAAACGACGAGGACGACGATTGA